Part of the Ptiloglossa arizonensis isolate GNS036 chromosome 7, iyPtiAriz1_principal, whole genome shotgun sequence genome, ttcattattatttggATATATAGTAAGTCAAACACGTTAAATTTTGATTCATTCAGTTTCATCAAGTTTTACACCTATTTTACTTTTTGTTTACGTTGCACTATATACCTTAATAATCTTTACAATActtatataaaattgtatacaatTTGAATTTATATAACAGCATATcttttaatagaaaaatatatcatatatgtatatacaatatgTTACACATTGTTTCAAATACATCATGGATGTACACATGTATGTAGATGCATAATGTATATGTGCCTAAGAAGTACATCAACTAAAACAGTATCTAAAGATGCGAGCTGCGTTAACCGTTTGACGGTTGAATACCAAAATCAGGAGTGTGGGAAAAGAGTATAACTTTTATAGTGAATAAAATGCAATTCGATGTATCACATTGTATATTGAACATACATAATTATACTACTAACATTTGGAAGATGCAATTATATTTGtactattttaattttcatatgcgTGTATTTATGTATCTTCAAGCATATAAGCTTCGCTACATGTTCCATACACCTATTGTGtcaaatgaaaatattgttattatttatcaaaattttaattattttaggaATATCTCAaacgtatatataatacatatatatgcatCTACGtacacgtgcacgcgcgcgtgtgtactTAATGTGATTACGAAATACATCCACTAATATGTGAAATATAATTCACAATTAATATATCAatataattttgaagaaaatagaTTCTAAATGCTATATCTAAACGTTTCTAATTTTGAAATCATGATTGAATTTCTATTCAGTATGAATATAGCAACtaaattatttccaaaaattctacAGCTATATAGTTATATTTTGTTTTACATTATCAATGGCCTAAATGTAACCTTATTTAGGTGTTGAAATCTCAAAATTCATTGGTAACATTGAGGTTTCGTTATGTAATGGACGTTTTTAAAACTTGGCAGAGATATAAACCAGAAGTACAAACGTGCCTCTGCTTCTCAGTGATGGGGCAGAGAAGATTTAGAATTTCGGTAAGTTATAAAATGGTTAATTATATCCCCTATTAATAATGTTCCAATCTGGTTAACTTTTAGTGTCAATATTTtcctatattataatttttatgttttgtgaataatttaacaattatttgataatttaacAATCATCGCTTTGAGATGGGTGCCCTTGTTGCTTCTCCGGAAGCAGGAGATGCATCAGTTAACACCATACCACATGTGAAGAAATGTTCTGCCATTATTGGTGATCACTCTAAGAGTTTTGTTTCTACAATGTCAGAAAAAGACACCATTAATCCAAGTGGTTTGATGCCTGCATCACATTATATTAATATCATGAACAAAAGTAAATACGAACAAATGTTATTGATGGAAAACAGTGCATTTGATGAAATGAGTAGTTCTACAATTCATGATAATTGCCAGTTCCCTTACTAtaggttattattattactatctttcaatattaaatccataaaactaatttttatgtataataatatttgttctATGAAACTATAAGACAGAAAGTACAGTAGtagataaacttaaaattacaaagaaatagagacaaaatattgttgtttttactattgtatatataatattaaataaatgtatttattacaattttatgttttatgttttacaaaatttgtttttattactatttatataataataatagttaatAGTTATACACATGACATAATAATTTCCTACATAAATTTTTTCTGTAGGAGTAGTAAGAATGATGGCCAATTTCCAGATGCAGTTTTGGTAAAGGATGTAGGCATATCGTGCATGCTCCTGAATCAGAGTGTTCCTAAAATATCTATTCCAGAAGCAAACAGTTATCTAGTTAAACAGCTCAAAAGAGAATATAATGATTTATCTAACATTACTAGTAAAATAACTGCATATAcaaaagatattttaaataatttatcaaagAAAAATCAAAGAAAAACTCAGATGATCAAAAAATTGGTATTTCGTTTCCaattaaattttgtactttGTAATCATATAACTACTTTAGCTACATTTACATTGatgataatataaatattttacatatataaaaatttgtttttatagaaataatatttctgtaTATTTGTTTGCTCTAtatgatatttttattaatttattaatttaatttttgagaGACTTCAAATATATgagtttttataaaatgttttttaCAATATCAACTTAAATTACAACATTCCTTTTTATTACATTTGTACACTTTATATACTTTATTGTATACTGTAGGTATCTTCAAAACATGCAATAGCATCTCAGTATGTAGACAATAAAGGCAACCTCTGCTTAAAGTTACGGCTTATCAGTAATGCTGAAACACAATGTAACCCTACAGAAATTGTTAAGGAATCTGATAGTACACTGCTCCAGGATAAATATGTTTCAAAGGGCTTATGTaatcaaaattgtaattatcacaattattttataatgaaTTTAAGAAGCAAATAGAAACCCATTTTTTTCATCTatcaatttataaattaatttatgacATTTCATTGtgtttatatttgtataatcaCACATGTAGCAAAAAACAGAATTATGTATAAAGATCAAATGACAGTatgtaaagaaaattttaaattgaagcatgaaaaagaaattcaaacaaTATCCTCTGAAAAAAATGTGGAAACGAATACTTTAAAGTCATCATCACACAGCACCTCTTTTATctataattatttaacaatgAGGACAAGAAAGTCTTCAAATGATATGAAATCCACATTAATAAATTTTGACGATATGACTAAACATCAAAATAGTCATAAAAGTAACGCCAATAAAAATCGTAAGGAACATTCAAAAAGATGTAATCCAACAATATATACTAattggaaagaaatttcaagATCAAAGCAATCTAAAAATAATGTATTATCTACCAGTTTCGATAAATCACGGGAAATGGTACGtttagtaattatttagaatttactattaattattaaagttaattatgtatgtatatttgtacAGATAGTAATATAGTGTAGAGAATTACtttttacaaaatgtaataagttatatttGTTTTGCTTGATTAAGTTTACATTTTAATTATAGTATAATCTTTTTAAATTATAGATGAATACAGAAGAAAAAATTGTGcagaatcaatttttcaattcaaatttGCGTAACAATGTACCTGATACAGAGTTTCATACTGTTAATGTTCGAATTGTAAAACATAATAAGAAATGTGTatagtttttgtatttttcgttttttgtttCACTCATATTTCATAAATATCTTTACaccgttttaattaaattttgtttatttctctttgtaataaatattttatattctaaaGTAATATTATTCAAAGCATTTTCTTCTTGTAATTAAGTAATTCTGTTATATTAACTATTTACTCTACGTATGTTTTATGTGCaacaaaatcgatattttcattCGGTATTAATTGCAAGTAACAGCTGTGTAGATGTATAagatgtatttaattttatttatacgaaaaacgtatattatacaatattgtaCACATGTActgtgtaataataattattaatcattGATCAATTTCAAAAACTATATAGTCAAAGataaatacatatgtattaCGTTTCGTAAAAGAAAATGCTTGCTATAACAATATAATAGGTTatgttatagtatttttttttactcaaaatccatgttaatttttatcaataagTTTTCGGAAGTAAAAATATGACGGAAAGTGTAATTTCTGATCAATACAAACAAGGAATAGTATGGaatgattttaaaattaataatgatGTTTACATGATTTCTGTTACATGGAGATGTAATACAGCTGAAGTTATTTTGACAAATCTCATTGAAATATGGATGGAAACATTgtcaaatgaaattattttagatAGATGCAAGGTACTAaactgtaaaatatattattaaacgtATGTGGATTATACTTTATTTTGGAGTACTATCTAATCAAGGATTATAATTGCAATGTATCTGTATTCGTATGACAAAACTAcaaatttctatatatataatttgttgtattttagaaattaaatcCACTTTTGGATGTGAACGCTTTTAATTATAAAGAAGTTGTggcaaatattttaaacaatatatCAAAATATATTGTTGAAGCTTCGGTTGAACAAATAAAATTACGTGCTCAGGTAGAAGGAGGTTCAATGAAATTTGCTGTGTATTTATCAAAAGGTACAAATCAAGATTTTTGGGAAACTATAACTAAACCTTTATGTATATCATCAATGGAAATTATTCGCCAGCACAAAGTGCTTTTAGATTTAATAAAGAGAAAAGATGAGGAAATTGCTGAATATAAAGCAGAAGGTGCTGAGTTAATAAGAAGTATGTTTCCTGTGATATAAGAACAGTtactactttttattttaataaaaatctaatatttatttaattgataCAGAGAACATTGAAACAGAGACTTTTAAGGAAGATCAtcttaaaacaaatatttttattcccaaTATTTTTAAGTGTACTAATGCATTCCAAGCAATGGTGAATTTTTATAATGCActtaatttaagtaatggtagcGAATCTTCTACAAAATCTTTAAGGTACTGAAGACAAAAGGATACCAAAGTTTTAGgttaaagaatttataaaaatttgaatattttttattacagcggtattagtaaaaataataaattagagCAAATGAATCAGACTATAATTATTCCTTGTCAAGATAATAATAGACCTAGTGGGTCTAAAGAAGTTACGAGTATGGACATTCGCATCCAAAGAAAATTAGAAACTGTAAAATCAAAGTGTAAGAATCAGAATAAACAAACTATCAatgaaaaagtaattaaaaataaactgaCAGCTACAAGTGTGATGCATAAaccaattaaaaaattaaaaaaaggttTGAATGATTTTATATTGTAGAACGATATATATTGTAGAAtataaagcaataatttttatgCAATATGCAATGAAAATATTGGAAGTAAAAGTGGTTTTATTTAAGGTACTATTTCTATTTTAAACTTAAATacatttttgtataatatatttaacttgatacaaaaattcaaatacaaaattttgaaatgatcagattaataaataaatacttcaaATATTGTTTATAGAAAATACTGaggtattaaagaaatattttagtgtatattatattatatgctATATGATTTGGttttataagaaaataaaaaataaagcaaAATTAGAtggatataaatattatatttaattcgaataattttatagaGAATTCTGTATTTTATTGTACAAAGTAGTATATCTATAATGAAGAATGTAGCATATttgtgatttatttaaaaatactatttactatatagaaCATGGGTTGAGACTCATAagctctttattttttttttttagtattacTTCAGTTGTAAATATACTACTATCTAGAACTTTTATTGTATATAAGAAAATTgtacataataaaatttaattttttcgaataTGAAGCATAAAATATGTacacatttttaaaaaagtaattgTTCTATTtatgtatgatttaaaaaaaaataaaaaagaagatatGATATAAACTTTCGTTATTTAACGATTATCATTCTTTTTGACATTTTGATCTATTATAAGAATtgttaaaaacaaaaaagaatcgGATAAAAGAACAACGGGCTCGTCCGGGATTTGAACCCGGGACCTCTCGCACCCTAAGCGTGAATCATACCCCTAGACCAACGAGCCGCAGTTCTTACTTATTGGTTTCACTAGGGACATCTTCCACAATGGTGACACTGTCGCTGATCCAAAGTTATCAACTCTTATTATTTTATGATAATTTCTCATCGTATGATGTTGTGCACGAAAGATGGCGGAACGAAGCGAACAAGACTTTAATAGAACTGCGTTAACGGTGCGATGTGGCCGGGTAATTGATGTTTATTTTAACTAACGTATATCTAAAACGTTTTTCGGTGGAATTGTAATCTTTGAAC contains:
- the LOC143149427 gene encoding uncharacterized protein LOC143149427 isoform X1, producing MDVFKTWQRYKPEVQTCLCFSVMGQRRFRISMGALVASPEAGDASVNTIPHVKKCSAIIGDHSKSFVSTMSEKDTINPSGLMPASHYINIMNKSKYEQMLLMENSAFDEMSSSTIHDNCQFPYYRSSKNDGQFPDAVLVKDVGISCMLLNQSVPKISIPEANSYLVKQLKREYNDLSNITSKITAYTKDILNNLSKKNQRKTQMIKKLVSSKHAIASQYVDNKGNLCLKLRLISNAETQCNPTEIVKESDSTLLQDKYVSKGLCNQNSKNRIMYKDQMTVCKENFKLKHEKEIQTISSEKNVETNTLKSSSHSTSFIYNYLTMRTRKSSNDMKSTLINFDDMTKHQNSHKSNANKNRKEHSKRCNPTIYTNWKEISRSKQSKNNVLSTSFDKSREMMNTEEKIVQNQFFNSNLRNNVPDTEFHTVNVRIVKHNKKCV
- the LOC143149427 gene encoding uncharacterized protein LOC143149427 isoform X2 produces the protein MPASHYINIMNKSKYEQMLLMENSAFDEMSSSTIHDNCQFPYYRSSKNDGQFPDAVLVKDVGISCMLLNQSVPKISIPEANSYLVKQLKREYNDLSNITSKITAYTKDILNNLSKKNQRKTQMIKKLVSSKHAIASQYVDNKGNLCLKLRLISNAETQCNPTEIVKESDSTLLQDKYVSKGLCNQNSKNRIMYKDQMTVCKENFKLKHEKEIQTISSEKNVETNTLKSSSHSTSFIYNYLTMRTRKSSNDMKSTLINFDDMTKHQNSHKSNANKNRKEHSKRCNPTIYTNWKEISRSKQSKNNVLSTSFDKSREMMNTEEKIVQNQFFNSNLRNNVPDTEFHTVNVRIVKHNKKCV
- the LOC143149428 gene encoding non-homologous end-joining factor 1 gives rise to the protein MTESVISDQYKQGIVWNDFKINNDVYMISVTWRCNTAEVILTNLIEIWMETLSNEIILDRCKKLNPLLDVNAFNYKEVVANILNNISKYIVEASVEQIKLRAQVEGGSMKFAVYLSKGTNQDFWETITKPLCISSMEIIRQHKVLLDLIKRKDEEIAEYKAEGAELIRKNIETETFKEDHLKTNIFIPNIFKCTNAFQAMVNFYNALNLSNGSESSTKSLSGISKNNKLEQMNQTIIIPCQDNNRPSGSKEVTSMDIRIQRKLETVKSKCKNQNKQTINEKVIKNKLTATSVMHKPIKKLKKGLNDFIL